In a single window of the Canis lupus dingo isolate Sandy chromosome 18, ASM325472v2, whole genome shotgun sequence genome:
- the LOC112663130 gene encoding olfactory receptor 10AG1-like has translation MENTLKTENFNVTTIVEFVLLGFSDIPNLQWILFGIFLVIYLTILMCNSIIILIIRIDPALQTPMYFFLSNFSFLEICYVTVTIPRMLMDLLTQKGNISFFACAAQMCFVLMFGGSECLLLTVMAYDRYVAICNPLHYPLVMNHKVCVQLVTVAWISGVPVVIGQTCQIFSLPFCGSNTINHFFCDLPPVLKLACGDTFLNEIAVYVVAVVFVMIPFLLIVVSYGKIISNILKLSTAKGRAKAFSTCSSHLIVVVLFYGTATITYLQPKPNQSEGVGKLISLFYTILIPTLNPLIYTLRNKDIMVALRKLLTKLLP, from the coding sequence ATGGAGAacacattaaaaacagaaaattttaatgttacTACCATTGTGGAATTTGTTCTCTTGGGGTTTTCTGATATTCCCAATCTCCAATGGATTCTTTTTGGGATATTTTTAGTCATCTACCTAACTATACTGATGTGTAATAGCATCATAATATTGATAATAAGAATTGACCCTGCTCTCCAGAcccccatgtatttttttcttagcaatttTTCCTTCTTAGAAATCTGTTATGTAACAGTCACTATCCCAAGAATGCTCATGGACCTATTGACccagaaaggaaatatttctttctttgcctgtgCTGCACAAATGTGTTTTGTCCTTATGTTTGGAGGCTCAGAATGTCTTCTCCTGACAGTGATGGCCTATGATCGCTACGTGGCCATTTGTAACCCTCTGCATTACCCTCTCGTCATGAACCACAAGGTCTGTGTCCAGCTGGTGACTGTTGCCTGGATCAGTGGAGTACCAGTTGTGATTGGACAAACATGCcagattttctctctgcccttctgtgGGTCTAACACAAttaatcatttcttctgtgaCCTTCCCCCAGTACTCAAGCTTGCTTGTGGGGACACATTTTTGAACGAGATAGCAGTCTATGTTGTTGCAGTGGTCTTCGTCATGATTCCTTTTCTGTTGATTGTTGTTTCCTATGGCAAAATCATCTCCAACATTCTGAAATTGTCAACAGCCAAAGGAAGGGCTAAAGCCTTCTCCACCTGTTCTTCTCACCTGATAGTTGTAGTCTTATTCTATGGAACAGCTACTATCACTTATTTACAACCCAAACCAAATCAATCTGAAGGAGTTGGGaaattgatttctcttttctataCCATTTTGATCCCAACATTGAATCCCCTTATATATACTCTGAGGAACAAAGATATCATGGTAGCACTGAGAAAACTACTAACGAAGTTATTACCGTGA